The region AAAAGTCAATTTAGGCCACCTCTGGGCTACTCCTCCACCCGGAGATATCTCACAGATACCTGCAGCAAAAAGAACCCGTGTTTAAACAGTTGTCAACTGATAACTGCTCCAGCTTCGAACGGCAAGCATCAATTCATTTGGGCAATCACTCAGTTGCGTGGGCTAATTAAAACTGTGCAGATGGACCCCAATTAGCAGCTGCCCGAGgtacaattttcaattttcgatTGCCAACTGTCTGTATCGGTAATTGATAGACTGGCGCACTGAGGCAAATACTCGTATTCGCACTCGCAATCGCATCCGTGCGCTGCACTCACTCTCTCTTGAGTCTGTTTATTTGGCAAATTGGCAAATCAATTGCCTGAACTGAGTAAGCTGCCACACATCAGCAGCACCATCGTCACCTGAGATGTCGCGTTCTATCGAATGCGTATATGTAGGTATCTCGAAGCAGCAAGAACCGCAAAAGTAATTGGCACAATCAATGGAATTAATTGAACGCATCGAAATCTTGCATGATATTTGCCAAACTCATTTGCGGCGACATGGGTGTGGAGATGGCAGACCACTTcctgtttaaatatttgctgGCCCACAATATTTTGCCAAGGAAACATAACGAAAACTGAATCGATATGGCCCTGAGTCCTGGCCACTTTCAAATATTTAGCCATGTGCCCAACTGCCCTGCATTATGCCATAAAGCACTCACTTAGCCGGGGCTCATAATTCATTCAAGTGGCCCAGCCTTAAGACCGAGGGCAAACTCTCCGGAGTCCGGGATCCACTGGAGGAGTAGAATCCACTGGAGCCACTTATAAAGTGCAGGAACACGTATACGCACCGTTGAGTCAGCAGAACGCCCCCTCGGGCGGATTATctggcagcaacagcagcataCTTAACAACTATTTATCgagtttttcaatatttttaatgccaCTTTAAATACTTGACGCGATTATTTTCCACCGATTTTCCCTTGCATACATACGaatacctatatatatatatttgtatataccCATATTTAAAACGCCGTTTCTCCTCGCAGCCAGCACTTTTTGATCCCGCGAAAGTAAAGTTTCAAGTGCCAAACACACGCAAACTTTTTGCTCTGTTGCAGCAGCATGCAAGTTTGCTGCCACCGAGAGACATAAAACTTTTATAGAAGTTATTAAAAGTGCGACGAAACgcagggggggggggggtatCCGGGGGCTCGAATCTGGTGGCAGGTTTCAGCGCCAAAGAGTTGGGAGCAGGAAGGAGGGAGAAATGATTCATTTGCCATTCAATAAATCTTCGCTTTACTTTACTATGCCAGGCAGATGGTCGGCACTTCTCACTTGCCCACACTCGAAGGAAACTCGCTGACCCTCAGGGAGAAATTTGCTGAAACTAATGttgattaataaaattaattagtaTGTGGTCATAAGTTTATAATGATAGTGACAACTTTATCAAGGTGTTTTGACGATATCCTAAAAAACATTACCAAGATCGTTTTGCTATCTGGGATACGATAAAGATATCTGTTATCCTTTAAAACATTATCAAGATAATTATGATCTTACTAGAGCTGGGAGAGAATTCGATTATTAAAAGTGGTTAGATCCTTATAATGATTGAGATACCTCTTCTCCGAAACAATTATATTTGGgagattttaataatatataaagcTTGATATTATGTGCATGTCCTTTTCTTTGAATAAGTGAGATATATTaccataaattatttatttaaaaaagatgtttttaatttagttattgACTTATAGCTATTTTCTTCCAGTTCATCCGCAGTACTCGGGTTTCGCGCTTCTGCATCAGACGGACGCTTTAAGTAATGACCGTCAACGGCTGGACGCCGACGGCGCCAGTTTGTACATTGTTATCTGCTAAGGACTGCGGGATTATACGCGGGTCCAAGGTGCGAGGCCCAGCCCCATCCGGAACGCCGTGTTCCCCAAGTTCCCCGTCCCGCTGCCACTCATTATTCAAACGCATTAACAGAAGTTGTCCGGCTGCAGCAGGACAATTTTCGTGATATCCTTGACTTGGCATAACTTTGTGCGAGGTGCCCAGGGCTCGCCAGGCTGTTCCTCCAgttgctcctcctcctggttCCTCCTGTTACATGCACTCCTGCAGATCCTCCTGCTGGTCCTGCGAAAGTTTCCCTGCTGCACTCGAACAATAACAGAGCCAagtatttaaatgcaaattagcCCCAAATGATGCAATCATAATGCAAGTGGCTCCAGGACCAGAGCCAAAGGCTCGAGGGAAAAAAGGAGCAAGGCGCATGGGGATAAAATGGTTAGGCGACTGTTCCTGTACCGggtttgcttttaatttccaCTTGCCTGGGCTCATTTAGCACAATTTGGCAGCCACTCATAATTTCCACTTCTCTTTCTTGCGctcaaattaatttccacctcTATTTAATGCCAACTCAGTTCTGCTGGGACTCCCCTTGTGGGTGCGGAAGATAAATGCATTTCAACACATGTTGTTGAAAGTTAATTTCCGAAAACGTTGCTCATTTATTGTTAAATGTGCATTTAGTCTTCTTTCGAAGCTTTCTCGCTCCTCGTTCCCCTTTTTTTGTTAAGCTGCCACTGCGGTAATGCCTTTTTGATGGTCGGATTTGGATCCACGCATTTCTTCCGGCCTGATGCAGTTTAAATGAGCTGAGCTGAGCTGAGCCGGGCCAGTTGGTCAAGCCTTTGAAGTGGCCCAGTGCGGAATTATTCAAATGTTCTCTACCATCCGCATTCCCACGGAATAGTTCGGAGCAGAGTGCAAATCTTTAGGCCACATCCAACTATTTCCAGCTGCTgcaaaaatggccaaaactTGGCAATCGAATAGCCGACTCGGCCGCAAACACAATCAGCCAGTGCCCGGAATGAGCAACTTGAGAATTGAACTCGATGCCAGAACAAAGAGCACACAATCCGGACAATCCCCACCGCCGGACGGTCTGGGTGGGAAGGAGCAACTTTTGGTGTTATAATCTGTACCAAATTTAAGTGCTCTTGATATTGCTAATTAACACACAGCCACTCGCACATGCATGGAAGCCATTTGCGAGATTGGAAAAACAAAGACAATGGGCCACCGAAGACTTTTTGCTGCCGAGTGTAATTGTGATTGGGTTGGTGTTGCTCTTGGCTGGCAGTTCATTATTGGGCCAGCTGCTCCTGGATCAGCTACTCCCAGGGACTCGGGACTTGGAACTGCTCCAAGGAGCGCCCCTCGTTTTTTGGTCCAGTTTTGCCACTGCAACAAggggcgtatgcgtgatatgCGATATGTGTGACATCAATGCAAGTGGAGGAAATTTCGAATTCCGAAGAAACTTTTTAGACACTCGTATGTCGGTCTGTGGGGCGGATTCTGGCAATGAACGCTTGAGAACACACTTTAAAGTCCATTAGCGTTGAGTGGCCCCAGAAAGGCAGCAGTTGAAGGAACTGCTGAACCCAATCAAACCATTGCAAGTCgcattgcatatttatttatgtatatgcCACACACAAATATAGTTGGCGCAATTTATTCAATTGACAAATCTCCCGTCTGCGGCATTTGTCACATGAAAATATGGCTGGCCACAAAGAGAATGGGAATTTGTTCATTATTTGTGTTACTTTGCGGTTGTCAAAATATTGATCCCGCCATAAAGCAAAGGAAGAAtctttttcgctttttattgCTGCTACTTTATTGAAGTTTTGTGGCAGGAAAAAACGGGCGAAGAAGCAGGGAAAGCCAAGAGATATTCCATGAAATATTGTAACTGCTGCAAATTATCGTTCTTCGTAGCTAACATAAAACTTTTACCACCACTCAGGCAGCCAGGCAGCAGTCCGCCCTCCGCAAAACCCTGGAATAACTCTATGCAAATGACTCAGACATTTTGCAATTGATGCTGCTCGGGGGAATGGAACTGCAAGAACAGCGAACAAGCTtaaagttctttaaaatacGCAAAATACGCTTTTAATGGAATCTAAGACTTTTGTTCTGCCTTTCAAGTGGCCAATTAATGACGGCCATGTGGCGGCGACATGTAATGAAAGTGCTTTCAGCTTAATTCCATTGATTCGGGTCGACAGAATCATTGGTCCCAGGCGAAACCATGTCGGGCATTAGCAGGCGACACGACTCGCCATTATTCCGGAAATCTTCGATAATTTCACATAATCCACAAGCTCACCCACATGAGGATGTGGCAGTAGTTGCTGAAACCCCCAGCAGAGAACAAACAGAGCAGAACAACACGCACAATAGCATTGGCATCAGCACTTGAGACGgggtgcactgggaaaaatcaAGATGACATTTcgtgaacaaaaaataaataataaaaggagcTTTCTTTTCGGGCAAAAGAAATTCTAGGATTTACAAGACTCTGTTAAATGTTGTTAGTACATattttcattcttattttattcGATCTTAacttctaaaaaaataataataaatgccaaattaagaataaaccttataaaaattttgcttataaattatattattatcaatttataaatttcaatactttgatatattttattttggtagtATAAGATATGGAAGTAATTTtctcaaataaaattattatattctatttctatttaaCTGTTGTTTTTCTCGCCGTGTAAAATAACTTATTGTGAGATTGTGGCTTCAGAACAATGTCTCCACTGACTGACTGGGAAAATGAGTGGGAAACTAGCCGGGGAAATGGGTTCAGGGGTCTGCAAAAGGGTTCATGACGAGACATTGGCATTGGCCGACAGTTGGCTGGCTACAAAGTATAAAACACAGAAAAAGAAACTTTCGCCATTCGCAGTGCAAACACGGTGCGGGCAACTTTCAACATTTACTGCTCGCTGGCTGTTGTAACAAAGTTACAAGTAGCATTTGAAACTTGTCCTGCGAACTGGGAGCTTCCTATTGCCGCCGCTGTCCCCCATTGCGTATGAGTGATTTTTATGGGCACCTCCCCACGTCACGCGTGTTTGTTTGTCTGTCGTCTGCCCAAGTTGCCCCCATCTTGTTTCATCAGCGAACCCGAGGTCAGACGCAATTATACGAACATGACAAGTGCAATTTGCCAGGGGCCTCGAACTTCTTCCTCCCTACCCTGGTTACCCTCTCGATTTGGCTTCTAATTCCTGCCTTTTGTCTGCCTCTTGTTGGGCTCAGcctaatcaaattaaatcaCTTAATGGCATAAATTAGCCCTTGGTCTgagggaaaaattaaaacttttcatTTCTGTTTCTTGGGGGCAAACATGGCTAACAGGTTTCCGAATTACCCAGAATTACACAgaattattttgatatttgaGCTTTCGGTTGTTCACTGAGCCGAGACTCGGCCAATAAATTGAGTTGGTATGTGAGACCCACAAAGGTTTTCATAAATTCTCGGCCCAGTTAATTAAAATCCCGCCCAGAGCCGAGTGCTGAATCTGGCCCCTGACTGCCGTAATTAAGCTGTCAGCCCGGATTCCGAGCCTCGAGCCCAGAGATCTCACCTAAGTCACAACTCATAACTCATGTGGCCCTCGGGTCGAGGAGCCATGTGTCAGGATATTAGCTTTGAGATGTGCATATGACAAATCTGAAAAGTTTCTCGCCAAGATTTCAGCTCGTTTCGAGTCGTTCCGCTCCTGCGCTCGCCAGCCGCAAAAGTTTGCGGATGCAGCATGCAAAGTAATCGAGGGCCTGGCTCGGAGTTTCAGCTTTAAGTTGTTTGACTTTGACTTTGGACAAAGGAAATCTTCTGACTAGCTGTTTGCTGCTCATTTTTCCTACAGCTAATTGCGCGGTGTCCCAGAACGCAGAGCTGAAAAGGAGGAGCTGAGCTGAGCCACTGGGCAAACAGGACGGGGTGGAGCTGGATGGGGAGGGGCGGATGCGGAGGGATAATGTCATAAATCACCATGGATATATGCATAAATTATCGCTTGAGCTCTGCCAGCGACCAGTGGCCAGCCGAAGTCGATTCCCAGAGAAAGGCGGACGCTGGGAACTTTAAAAAACAAAGCTCACGATAAACGAAGCGACATTTAAGGATTTAACGAGAAAAAATCGCTGTCACGGGGACGCATCGTTTTAATCAGTGGAAGACAGTCGCTCCACCGCCCGCTCTTCGCTTCATTCAGCACCATCCGTGGCACAGTGGGAGGATCTTGTGGTtttttatatgatatagaaATGTAGTTCTACTTTGGGAACTGTTCTCCAATCCATTAATTGTTATTAAAGTAATAATAGAGTTTGACAGTAACTCGAGAATCCGCTCCTTTATGCATCACTTAATATAAGAGTTTTAAAAACGTAGAACTCAAATCTCTAGCTTTTCTGAACTTTGACAGTTTATAGAAAGTGACCCTAAGTGaatcctttaaaatatataggaTCTTTAGCTTAAGAACATATAAAGCGCTCTTCAATTTATCCCTCTGCCCACTGTCCTCCGGCACGTGCTCATGTCCAGCTGCCCCGGCTTCTCTCTCCGGACGCGTTCTCTGCGTCTTCGACTCTGAAATGGTAGCAATATTTTGTCAGGCCAAAGTCAACAGCCGGCAGGCAGCAGACGCCAGGACCCGAAAGACAAAGCCCCTCCCGGCGGGACGGGGAGGAAATTTACATTGGCGTTGCAAAGTATGCAACGCATATTTTTACATCACTTCTGTTTGCGTTTCCCCGGCCCCCAGAGCCACAGCCCGGCGGATGGAGAAAGGAGAAAGCGGAACGGAGAGAGGAGAGGAGCAgctttatacatttaaatgtatttatttttcccggAGCCAAAGGCAGCCCCAAGAGCCGCAGGACTCTTGCCGGCATGAATATGCTCGAAAGGTGTGGGCCAAAGGATGTGCCGCAGGACAGTCGAGGTCTGGGTGGGggccttaaattattatattgatAGCTTATGGGTGGGAAAGGGCTAATCCGGTAATCAAGTTAAGAATTTACTTGGCTTTACATATTTGCGTCTGGCGCGGGGAGGGCAGAAAGTTTAAAGATACTGAGGtacaactttaaaatttatttgaggCCCCAATGAAATTTCTTACACAAAATATTGTTGTATCGATCCCTGTCATATGCACTTTTCGCTGAACTTTGGTAGCTTGTCTATCTGAACGCCGACCACGTTGAGAACCTGCTGGGATGCAAAAATACCCGTGCGGATGCAGTAGTCCAAGGGCATCCTCTGAACGTACATGGCCAGGAATCCACCGACAAAGGCGTCGCCACAGCCGTTGGTGTCAAAGATCTCGCCCGGCTTGACTTTGGGAACCGGATACTCCAGAATGCGATCGTTATCCTGGAAAACCAGTACCGGGCACACGGCATCCGTGATCATGACCAGGCGCGGGCGGACATTGGCCTTGGGCAACTTTTGGAGACGAGAACCGATCTCGAAGACGTTCTTCGTCTTCCAGTCGTTGGTGTCGCCATAGGCAATGGCCTCTTCCTTGTTGCAGATGATGATGTCCACGTACGGAAGGATATTGGCCAGTGCCTCACGCTGCATCTGCAGCACGAACACGGCGCTGAAGTTGAGGATCACTATGCGCTTGGACTCGCAGCACATCCTCGCGATGCGCTCCACGACGGGGGAGCACACGGCCAGAAAGAAGCCGGTGAAGTAGAAGTACATGGCCCGACTCAGGGCGCACTCGTTCTCCTCCTCGTCCACCCAGTCCTCGGTGAAGAGCGAGGCGGCTCCCAGGTTGGCCACCAAGGAGCGGTTCGGGCCATTGATGATCACCGCGCAGGATCCTAAGGGAAGGGAGGGACATTGGAATTATCGATTTTCGTATGATATAATGGAGGGTTAGGCCTGTCTATTgcataacaataaaataaaaaggggaatttgttaaataaaggtatatttttaagtgcTATAAAGAAGTCATGGCTATATTCAAAAGAGGTTCATATCACCCAGAAACCGGCTTGTCATACCTGTCGGCAGTTCTTCCTTCATCTGGTAGAGTGTCAGTAAACCATCCGCTCTGGCCCTCTTCTCGATGCGATCGCCCAGCTTGTCCTTGCCCACGGCGCCGGTGAAGACAGCTCGAAACGGGGTCTGCACGATCCATTGGAAGATCCTCATCGAGTTCTGACAGGCGCCGCCCGCCGAATAAACGACATTCTCCATGTTCATAAGCTCGTCGAACAGAGCATCGTGCTTCTCCTCGGCGATGATAGCTGCATTCGCATCCAGGCCGTACTTCTCCAGGATCACATTGTCCTCCACGGTGCATGTGATGTCGAGCAGGGGATTGCCAAAGCCCATCAGGACTCCCTCGGGTAGTTCCATTTTTCGCGCTTCCTTACAGTCGCAGAACCTCCTGGGGAAATTCTCGAGTGCCTTGCCAAAAGTTCGGATGGGGGTTCTTCGCAGTAATGGAAATGATCTGATGCTCAGGACTAAGATCCTTCTGGACATTCCTAACACTGGTCCCACCCCGATTCTTGAGAAATCCTACATCCGATGGGCTGTACTCCCCACCTATCCAAAGTTCATGctgtttaaatgttttgtgTTGCTTGCTTTGATTGATGAAACGAAATATTCGAGTGAAAGGACACAGCCCTCCCACTACGTCGAAATTTATTTCCCTCAGTTGCTTAATACGATAATTACCTGCATAAATCAATCAGAACAATTAATATTGTTGTGGCCCAATTTAATGTGCTATTAATTACGAATCCGTCTTCTCGATGGAAGTATGTATAATTGCTCTGCAATTACGTTGGCCTGGCTGCGCCAAGGGGGATTTCTGGGAGGCTTTTGGGgggcttttattttcatttttctgcCGGAGATGAATGAATTGAATGTAAGTGGGCTTGACAAGGAGGCAGTGGTGAGCAGGCGGCGGGCTGGGGTGGCGCAAATGCAGCCACCCAGAACGTGAATGTCCTTCCGCCGCCAAAAAAACATCATCAGTGGCGTCGGCCGGGGGATTGGGGAGTGGGGAAGGAAAAACAATGGCATTTGCAGTGCTTTGCACAAGTTGCCTggcataaattttaatttttatgcaaCACAAAAGCTGCAGAAGCAGCCCAAGCTTCCGACGCGCGTTGGAGCCATACAAAatgagaaataataaattaggCAACGCATTTTAGATACCCTGTGGGGAAAATATGAGCAGCTAACATAATAAGAAAGAACAGAAAGTAAAAGTATGAAGTATGTCAGGTTTATGTAATAGAGAACCATTTAGTATTAAATTTGTAGCTGATATTGTAGAATGGAGGTACCAGTTGAGGAGATTATACTAACCATTATTGTATAGTAAGTATTGTACTAATTAATAGGTTTcagttaaatataataataaaagaaaggtAATTTTTTGGGCTATTATATTGATGGTATCGATACGTCCTTGTGCACCATGACAGCCCTGGTTCAAGGAAATCACCCACGCTTCCTAACCAATATCTGTGGTCATAAAACTGCAAAACACCATCAAACGTGTGCATTAATTCGttgtaatttataaaataaattgtgctgcgaaaatgtgtttttaatttcactttcAGTTGGATCGACCATATAGTATAGCATACCCTTTGGGGCAGGGTGAGGATGTGGATGAGGTACGTGGCGGGTGGCAATAGCGCCGTTTATCGCTCGCGAGCTCCGCAAAGTATGCTAGCGGTTTTTCACTTTGCCTCTCctgttgttatttttgttgGCTGCAATAGCAGTAGTACAGTAGTTGTTGTTgcattgttgttcttgttgcctTTGTTCGCCGGGTAAGTACTTACTTATGTGCCAGGGCATTATTCTTGGCTCTGTTCCTTTGGCTAAACCGCTGCCGCTTTTTCCAACCAGGGGCGGCAGTGGAAAAGCTTCAGCAGCAGGAGCGATTGCAGATGAGATGAAGATGAGAGGGCTGAGATGGGCGGATCGGGTGGATGCGAGGGGTGTAGGGGCGGGGAAAACCGCAGCGGTGACGTGGCAATGCAGCTGCATAATGTGGCATGcggtttgcattaaaaatgatattgcaACACGAGCCGCACATCTGCAGCTGTGTGCAGTTAGGCGCCGCCTGCAGTCACTGACAGCCGCATGGCAATTATAATCCACACACATTCAgagacgcacacacactcatcCCCGGCTTAAGTCTGCACTGGGCGAAAATACGGCGTTTTAATGAAACGGACACAATGGTATATAGTTATTATAAAGAATGAATAGAATACAGTACAATGCAAAAAAGTTTTGGAATCTGCTTcgtacacagagaaaaatagcctatattata is a window of Drosophila biarmipes strain raj3 chromosome 3R, RU_DBia_V1.1, whole genome shotgun sequence DNA encoding:
- the LOC108031216 gene encoding uncharacterized protein LOC108031216 translates to MSRRILVLSIRSFPLLRRTPIRTFGKALENFPRRFCDCKEARKMELPEGVLMGFGNPLLDITCTVEDNVILEKYGLDANAAIIAEEKHDALFDELMNMENVVYSAGGACQNSMRIFQWIVQTPFRAVFTGAVGKDKLGDRIEKRARADGLLTLYQMKEELPTGSCAVIINGPNRSLVANLGAASLFTEDWVDEEENECALSRAMYFYFTGFFLAVCSPVVERIARMCCESKRIVILNFSAVFVLQMQREALANILPYVDIIICNKEEAIAYGDTNDWKTKNVFEIGSRLQKLPKANVRPRLVMITDAVCPVLVFQDNDRILEYPVPKVKPGEIFDTNGCGDAFVGGFLAMYVQRMPLDYCIRTGIFASQQVLNVVGVQIDKLPKFSEKCI